In one Halosolutus amylolyticus genomic region, the following are encoded:
- a CDS encoding DUF5813 family protein: MTDLPAPVERELDAHDAFASADDGYELTTTVFDTIVTADEAEGKRDGRFTAIVRLPTLDAAVAGESVAPVVEDGWFETLERRLQDVFTVAHTSTHEEPAIDRAGDEVTVSLEYTAWDAGEGVEDAKALIEFVEGTYAQGIIPGYEYRGEAATLLENAQNRGQQAANGDGRSGGMPM; encoded by the coding sequence ATGACCGACCTTCCAGCGCCCGTCGAGCGCGAACTCGACGCCCACGACGCCTTCGCGTCGGCCGACGACGGCTACGAACTCACGACGACGGTCTTCGACACGATCGTCACCGCCGACGAGGCGGAGGGGAAACGCGACGGTCGCTTCACTGCCATCGTTCGCCTGCCGACCCTCGACGCCGCGGTGGCCGGTGAGTCCGTCGCACCCGTCGTCGAGGACGGCTGGTTCGAGACGCTCGAGCGTCGCCTGCAGGACGTCTTCACCGTCGCCCACACGAGTACCCACGAGGAGCCGGCGATCGATCGGGCCGGCGACGAGGTCACCGTCTCCCTCGAGTACACCGCCTGGGACGCCGGCGAGGGCGTCGAGGACGCCAAGGCCCTGATCGAGTTCGTCGAGGGAACGTACGCGCAGGGGATCATCCCGGGCTACGAGTACCGCGGCGAGGCCGCAACCCTGCTCGAGAACGCGCAGAACCGCGGCCAGCAGGCCGCGAACGGAGACGGGCGGAGCGGCGGGATGCCGATGTGA
- a CDS encoding Lrp/AsnC family transcriptional regulator: MVTAFVMIKANTGEADRLRDSVESIEGVQSAHIVAGDVDIIAKAQVETPAAVKEIAATRIQGIDGIEDTQTYIAMD; the protein is encoded by the coding sequence ATGGTTACGGCATTCGTCATGATCAAAGCGAACACGGGCGAGGCGGATCGACTCAGAGACAGCGTCGAATCGATCGAAGGGGTCCAATCGGCCCACATCGTCGCCGGGGACGTCGACATCATCGCGAAAGCGCAGGTCGAGACGCCCGCCGCGGTCAAGGAGATCGCCGCGACCCGGATCCAGGGTATCGACGGCATCGAGGACACGCAGACGTACATCGCGATGGACTAA
- a CDS encoding Lrp/AsnC family transcriptional regulator: MVHAFIMVKTAAGKSEGLLASIRDLETVADAHIVAGNYDIITEVDAQEVYDVLKVVSSNIQSLDGVTDTKTYIAMD; the protein is encoded by the coding sequence ATGGTTCACGCGTTTATTATGGTGAAGACGGCCGCCGGGAAGTCCGAGGGCCTCCTCGCGTCTATCAGGGACCTCGAGACGGTCGCCGACGCCCACATCGTCGCCGGCAACTACGACATCATCACGGAGGTCGACGCCCAGGAAGTCTACGACGTTCTCAAGGTCGTCTCGTCGAATATCCAGAGTCTCGACGGCGTGACTGACACGAAGACCTACATCGCGATGGACTAG
- the tmk gene encoding dTMP kinase, whose translation MLVTLEGLDGSGKTTVWDSLQETYPDAVFTREPTDDSWYGEAVSRSIADDDADPLAELFLYTADHADHLSRVIEPALERGDLVISDRYSDSRFAYQGATLAADERLGDRLADPLQYVVDVHDRFSIQPDLTIYLDLDPETAAERAGATNKFEHAEYLAAVRDNYERLVERDPDRFVRVDASQEPAAVLDRVEHVLASAIESDEYSSH comes from the coding sequence ATGCTGGTCACGCTCGAGGGACTGGACGGCAGCGGCAAGACGACGGTCTGGGACTCCCTGCAGGAGACGTATCCCGACGCCGTCTTTACCCGCGAGCCCACGGACGACTCGTGGTACGGCGAGGCCGTCTCCCGATCGATCGCGGACGACGACGCCGACCCGCTGGCGGAACTCTTTCTGTACACCGCGGACCACGCCGACCATCTCTCGCGGGTGATCGAACCGGCCCTCGAGCGCGGCGACCTCGTGATCTCCGACCGCTACTCCGACTCCCGCTTTGCCTACCAGGGTGCGACGCTCGCAGCGGACGAGCGACTCGGCGATCGACTCGCGGACCCGCTCCAGTACGTCGTCGACGTGCACGACCGGTTCTCGATCCAGCCCGACCTGACGATCTATCTCGATCTCGATCCGGAGACGGCCGCCGAGCGGGCCGGGGCGACGAACAAGTTCGAGCACGCCGAGTACCTCGCCGCGGTCCGGGACAACTACGAGCGACTGGTCGAGCGCGATCCCGATCGATTCGTTCGCGTGGACGCGAGCCAGGAACCAGCGGCGGTGCTCGATCGGGTCGAGCACGTCCTCGCGTCGGCGATCGAATCCGACGAGTACAGTAGCCACTGA
- a CDS encoding histidine kinase N-terminal 7TM domain-containing protein produces the protein MLTVPWPVVPALLSGVGTVFLIAYLRRHRGKPGANWLLLALVGQALWCFSAGFALLVFEPSLRWGLEVLTWIGITWTGVPFFAFGLEYTGRGNVIRTPSFGLLVLLPVLTTVLVVTNPLHELVWQDFRLDPVFGAATVSYEFNAWAYAAIMIGTVFAASGTFLLFDTVVSYGPLYRSEALAVGISTLPPGIGLLVWLFGIGPVPQLNLSAALFLPHVLLDAYAFVGSGMFTFNPVTRRTADRSAIEDLENPFVVVNTDERVVDLNPAAAAWFDVSEPSVLGTALDVATGVDIDVTATNQVVTHGANGERRELAVSTSELRDPSTELVGHTIVFQDITEQRRRKQRLEILNRVLRHNLRNDLNVVDGYVGIAVERVDDEEVATMLERARTDVESVIGTGEKAWAFERAFDSTSPSPPPIALRNVLSAVADDLEGTTRGAVDVSVPADLVLAANREILAQLFLQLVENGLEHTDAEEPTVTVTGEAGDSGTAVVTVRDDGPGIPEHELAVLERGEETALEHGSGLGLWIVTWCVATLGGDVSFDASDGGTTVTVRLPGVVESNVDRSREMAASGGESAVADSETRSDIEPASGVGDRFGSTSRSG, from the coding sequence ATGCTCACGGTCCCGTGGCCGGTCGTTCCCGCACTGCTGTCCGGCGTCGGGACGGTGTTTCTGATCGCGTATCTCCGGCGCCACCGGGGGAAACCGGGGGCGAACTGGTTGCTCCTCGCGCTGGTCGGACAGGCACTGTGGTGTTTCTCGGCCGGTTTCGCTTTGCTCGTGTTCGAGCCCTCGCTCCGGTGGGGGCTCGAGGTGCTGACGTGGATCGGGATCACGTGGACCGGCGTCCCCTTCTTCGCGTTCGGCCTCGAGTACACCGGCCGCGGGAACGTGATTCGAACCCCCTCGTTCGGACTGCTCGTGCTCCTGCCGGTTCTGACGACGGTGCTGGTCGTCACGAACCCCCTCCACGAACTCGTCTGGCAGGACTTCCGTCTCGACCCGGTGTTCGGGGCGGCCACGGTCTCCTACGAGTTCAACGCGTGGGCCTACGCCGCGATCATGATCGGGACCGTCTTCGCCGCGTCGGGGACGTTTTTGCTGTTCGACACGGTCGTGAGCTACGGCCCACTCTACCGATCGGAGGCGCTCGCGGTCGGGATCAGCACGCTCCCGCCGGGGATCGGCCTCCTGGTTTGGCTCTTCGGCATCGGACCGGTTCCACAGCTCAACCTGTCGGCGGCCCTGTTCCTCCCGCACGTGCTCCTCGACGCCTACGCGTTCGTGGGGAGCGGGATGTTCACGTTCAATCCGGTGACGCGGCGGACGGCCGATCGGTCGGCGATCGAGGACCTCGAGAACCCGTTCGTGGTGGTCAACACGGACGAACGCGTCGTCGACCTGAACCCGGCGGCCGCCGCGTGGTTCGACGTTTCGGAGCCGTCGGTACTCGGAACGGCGCTCGACGTCGCGACCGGCGTCGATATCGACGTGACGGCGACCAACCAGGTCGTGACCCACGGCGCGAACGGCGAACGCCGGGAACTGGCGGTATCGACGTCCGAACTCCGCGACCCGTCGACCGAACTCGTCGGGCACACGATCGTCTTCCAGGACATCACCGAACAGCGACGCCGGAAACAGCGCCTCGAGATCCTCAACCGGGTCCTCCGGCACAACCTCCGGAACGACCTGAACGTCGTCGACGGGTACGTCGGCATCGCCGTCGAACGGGTCGACGACGAGGAGGTGGCGACGATGCTCGAACGGGCCCGGACGGACGTCGAGAGCGTGATCGGCACGGGAGAGAAAGCGTGGGCGTTCGAACGCGCCTTCGACTCGACGTCGCCGTCACCGCCGCCGATCGCACTCCGTAACGTTCTCTCGGCGGTCGCGGACGATCTGGAGGGGACGACTCGCGGCGCGGTCGACGTCTCCGTCCCGGCCGACCTCGTGCTCGCGGCGAACCGGGAGATACTCGCCCAGTTGTTCCTGCAGCTCGTCGAGAACGGACTCGAACACACCGACGCCGAGGAACCGACCGTCACCGTCACCGGGGAGGCGGGCGATTCCGGGACCGCAGTGGTGACCGTTCGCGACGACGGTCCCGGGATCCCCGAGCACGAACTCGCGGTGCTCGAACGCGGCGAGGAGACGGCCCTCGAACACGGCAGCGGCCTCGGACTCTGGATCGTCACCTGGTGCGTGGCGACGCTCGGTGGTGACGTCTCCTTCGACGCGTCCGACGGCGGCACGACCGTCACCGTTCGACTCCCCGGCGTCGTCGAGTCGAATGTCGATCGATCGCGAGAGATGGCGGCCTCCGGCGGCGAATCGGCCGTGGCCGACAGCGAAACGAGGTCTGACATCGAACCCGCGTCGGGCGTCGGGGACCGGTTCGGTTCGACGTCCCGATCGGGGTGA
- a CDS encoding complex I NDUFA9 subunit family protein, producing the protein MKVLVAGGTGFIGTNLCAELHDRGHDVTALSRDPDGSDLPADVDLAMGDVGAYDSIAETVADHEAVVNLVSLSPLYKPRGDRSHEDVHLGGTENLVRAAEDGDVDRFLQMSALGADPNGDTDYIRAKGKAERVVRESDLAWTMVRPSVVFGDGGEFVEFTKTLTTPFVTALPGGGETRFQPIWIGDLVPMLADALEDDAHVGEIYELAGPQIVTLADVTELAYEAEGKSVTVLPIPMPIAKLGLTAADPLPFVPFGPDQARSLEFDNTVVDNDVTAFGVEPDELRTLRSYLDIEPRSVREPRQSA; encoded by the coding sequence ATGAAAGTCCTCGTCGCCGGCGGCACCGGTTTCATCGGAACGAACCTCTGTGCGGAACTCCACGACCGCGGCCACGACGTCACGGCGCTGTCCCGCGATCCGGACGGGAGCGATCTCCCGGCGGACGTCGACCTCGCGATGGGCGACGTGGGCGCGTACGACTCCATCGCGGAGACCGTCGCGGACCACGAGGCCGTCGTCAACCTCGTCTCGCTGTCGCCGCTGTACAAACCCCGCGGCGATCGGAGCCACGAGGACGTCCACCTCGGCGGGACCGAGAATCTCGTCCGCGCCGCCGAGGACGGTGACGTCGATCGGTTCCTCCAGATGAGCGCCCTCGGCGCCGATCCGAACGGCGACACCGACTACATTCGCGCCAAGGGGAAGGCCGAGCGGGTGGTCCGGGAGTCGGATCTCGCGTGGACGATGGTCCGTCCGTCGGTGGTGTTCGGCGACGGCGGCGAGTTCGTCGAGTTCACGAAGACGTTGACGACGCCGTTCGTCACGGCGCTCCCCGGCGGCGGCGAGACCCGGTTTCAGCCCATCTGGATCGGCGACCTCGTCCCTATGCTCGCGGACGCGCTCGAGGACGACGCGCACGTCGGCGAGATCTACGAGCTTGCCGGCCCGCAGATCGTCACGCTCGCGGACGTGACCGAACTGGCCTACGAGGCCGAGGGCAAGTCCGTCACCGTCCTGCCGATCCCGATGCCGATCGCGAAACTCGGACTCACGGCGGCGGATCCGCTCCCGTTCGTCCCGTTCGGACCCGACCAGGCGCGATCGCTGGAGTTCGACAACACGGTCGTCGACAACGACGTCACGGCGTTCGGCGTCGAGCCGGACGAGTTGCGGACGCTCCGTTCGTACCTCGACATCGAACCTCGGTCCGTCCGCGAGCCACGGCAGTCGGCGTGA
- a CDS encoding tubulin/FtsZ family protein, with protein MKLAMIGFGQAGGKIVDRFLDYDDRTNSGIVRAAIAVNSAKADLIGLDNIPQENRVLIGQARVKGHGVGADNELGAEIAEEDIDEVQNAIDAIPTHEVDAFLIVAGMGGGTGSGGAPVLAKHLKRIYTIPVYGLGVLPGTDEGGIYTLNAARSFQTFVREVDNLMVFDNDSWRQTGESVEGGYDQINEEIVRRFGILFGAGEVGDGQEVAESVVDSSEIINTLSGGGVSTVGFASEEVELNTGGGLLSRFTGDGGGGSDDDLDAANTTNRITSLVRKAALGRLTLPCEIEGTERALLVLSGPSEYLNRKGIERGRKWLEEETGSMEVRGGDFPRGEPEVAAAILLSGVTNVPRIKRLQQVAIEAQDNIDDIQAESEENLEELVEDDEDELEPLF; from the coding sequence ATGAAGCTGGCGATGATCGGATTCGGACAGGCCGGTGGCAAGATCGTCGATCGATTCCTCGATTACGACGATCGCACCAACAGCGGGATCGTCCGAGCGGCGATCGCGGTCAACTCCGCGAAAGCGGACCTCATCGGTCTCGACAATATTCCACAGGAGAACCGCGTACTCATCGGCCAGGCCCGGGTCAAGGGCCACGGCGTGGGTGCTGACAACGAACTCGGCGCGGAAATCGCCGAGGAGGACATCGACGAGGTCCAGAACGCGATCGACGCGATTCCGACCCACGAGGTCGACGCGTTCCTGATCGTCGCCGGTATGGGTGGCGGGACGGGCTCCGGCGGCGCGCCCGTTCTCGCGAAACACCTCAAGCGAATCTACACCATCCCCGTCTACGGACTGGGCGTCCTGCCCGGGACGGACGAGGGCGGGATCTACACGCTCAACGCGGCCCGATCGTTCCAGACGTTCGTCCGCGAAGTGGACAATCTGATGGTCTTCGACAACGACTCCTGGCGACAGACCGGCGAGTCGGTCGAGGGCGGGTACGACCAGATCAACGAGGAGATCGTCCGACGCTTCGGGATCCTCTTCGGTGCCGGCGAGGTGGGCGACGGACAGGAGGTCGCCGAGAGCGTCGTCGACTCCTCGGAGATCATCAATACGCTCTCCGGCGGTGGTGTCTCCACCGTCGGCTTCGCGAGCGAGGAGGTCGAACTCAACACGGGCGGTGGCCTCCTCTCGCGCTTTACCGGCGACGGCGGCGGTGGCAGCGACGACGACCTCGACGCCGCGAACACGACCAATCGCATCACCAGCCTCGTCCGCAAGGCCGCACTCGGCCGGCTGACGCTCCCGTGTGAGATCGAAGGCACCGAGCGTGCCCTGCTCGTGCTCTCCGGTCCCTCGGAGTACCTGAACCGGAAAGGCATCGAACGCGGCCGCAAGTGGCTCGAAGAGGAAACCGGGAGCATGGAGGTCCGTGGCGGCGACTTCCCGCGGGGCGAACCCGAGGTCGCAGCCGCCATCCTGCTGTCGGGCGTGACGAACGTCCCGCGGATCAAGCGACTCCAGCAGGTCGCGATCGAGGCACAGGACAACATCGACGACATCCAGGCCGAGAGCGAGGAGAACCTCGAGGAACTCGTCGAGGACGACGAGGACGAACTGGAACCGCTGTTCTGA
- the cofC gene encoding 2-phospho-L-lactate guanylyltransferase, giving the protein MQVVVPFAVENPKTRLEPVLDPDERSTVARAMLADVVTAVADAGHEPTVLATEPLDLAVDAAPVAIDDRPLTPAVNARLDVADGPVAIVMADLALATPAALARLFSTDGDVVIAPGRGGGTNALVVRHSEFRVDYHGASYLDHRAIAREIGAAVETIDSFRLATDIDEPADLVEVLVHADGRAADALRELGFELDASDGRVDVARVPAARD; this is encoded by the coding sequence ATGCAGGTCGTCGTCCCGTTCGCAGTCGAGAATCCGAAGACCCGGCTCGAGCCGGTGCTCGATCCCGACGAGCGATCGACGGTCGCGCGAGCCATGCTCGCGGACGTCGTCACCGCCGTCGCTGACGCGGGCCACGAGCCGACGGTCCTGGCGACGGAGCCCCTCGATCTCGCGGTCGACGCGGCCCCGGTCGCGATCGACGACCGGCCGCTGACGCCCGCGGTCAACGCGCGACTCGACGTCGCGGACGGCCCCGTCGCGATCGTCATGGCCGACCTCGCGCTGGCGACGCCGGCGGCGCTCGCACGACTGTTCTCGACGGACGGCGACGTCGTGATCGCGCCGGGGCGGGGCGGCGGGACGAACGCGCTCGTCGTTCGCCACTCCGAGTTCCGTGTCGACTACCACGGCGCGTCGTATCTCGACCACCGCGCGATCGCCCGCGAGATCGGGGCCGCCGTCGAGACGATCGACTCGTTCCGGCTCGCGACCGACATCGACGAGCCGGCGGACCTCGTCGAGGTGCTCGTCCACGCCGACGGACGGGCGGCCGACGCGCTCCGCGAGCTGGGGTTCGAACTCGACGCGTCCGACGGCCGGGTCGACGTCGCCCGCGTCCCGGCGGCGCGGGACTGA
- a CDS encoding potassium channel family protein produces MRFVIIGAGRVGLRTARVLREEGHEVTVIERDERKADRARDQGFTVVVGDGSREALLEEAGISEADALGALTGDLNVNFTACMIGDHYGARTIMRIDEAYREGIYRKYADEVDEVIYPERLGAIGAKNALLGGTIRAIADIAQNLQIVELTITNGAPVNGYTISELQLPADATVLAFGKRGQPLEIPNEDLSLEDGDRLVVLADFEVLSDVRQLLVGENPDLAAANAGAGGVN; encoded by the coding sequence ATGCGGTTCGTGATCATCGGCGCGGGACGGGTCGGTCTGCGCACAGCGCGTGTCTTACGCGAGGAGGGCCACGAGGTGACGGTCATCGAGCGCGACGAACGGAAAGCCGATCGGGCCCGGGACCAGGGCTTTACCGTCGTCGTCGGTGACGGCTCCAGGGAGGCCCTCCTCGAAGAGGCAGGGATCAGCGAGGCCGACGCACTCGGTGCGCTAACCGGCGACCTGAACGTCAACTTCACCGCCTGCATGATCGGGGACCACTACGGCGCCCGGACGATCATGCGCATCGACGAGGCCTACCGCGAGGGGATCTACCGGAAGTACGCCGACGAGGTCGACGAGGTGATCTACCCCGAGCGACTCGGCGCGATCGGTGCCAAGAACGCCCTCCTCGGGGGGACGATCCGTGCGATCGCGGACATCGCCCAGAACCTGCAGATCGTCGAACTCACGATCACCAACGGCGCGCCCGTCAACGGCTACACGATCAGCGAACTGCAACTCCCGGCCGACGCGACCGTCCTCGCGTTCGGCAAACGCGGCCAGCCGCTCGAGATCCCGAACGAGGACCTCTCGCTCGAGGACGGCGATCGGCTCGTCGTGCTCGCGGACTTCGAGGTACTGTCCGACGTCAGACAGCTACTGGTCGGCGAGAATCCCGATCTCGCGGCCGCCAACGCGGGCGCCGGAGGTGTCAACTGA
- a CDS encoding O-acetylhomoserine aminocarboxypropyltransferase/cysteine synthase family protein: MGDHSDDHRFATDSIHAGQEPDPTTGARAPPLYQTTSYEFEDTEHAAALFGLEEFGNIYSRIMNPTNAMLEERIATLEGGVGALATASGMAAFDLATFILTDVGDNIVSSSSLYGGTYTYLTHTVAKRGVETTFVDTLDYEAYAEAIDENTAFVHLETIGNPALVTPDIERIADIAHEHDVPLFVDNTFATPYLCRPLEHGADLVWNSTTKWIHGAGSTVGGILVDGGSFPWPEGDYPELTEPNPAYHGVNFHETFGEQAFAIAARTRGLRDLGNQQSPFDAWVTLQKLESLPLRMEKHCENAMAVAEYLEDHPDVAWVNYPGLESHETHENANEYLDGGYGGMITFGLEGGYDAAETVCNEVDLASLLANVGDAKTLIIHPASTTHQQLTEEEKLASGVTDDLVRLSVGIEDVDDVIADLDRAIEQA, encoded by the coding sequence ATGGGAGACCACAGCGACGATCATCGTTTCGCGACCGACAGCATCCACGCCGGGCAGGAACCGGACCCGACCACGGGGGCGCGCGCACCGCCGCTCTACCAGACCACTTCCTACGAGTTCGAGGACACCGAGCACGCGGCCGCCCTGTTCGGACTGGAAGAGTTCGGCAACATCTACTCGCGGATCATGAACCCGACGAACGCGATGCTCGAAGAGCGGATCGCGACGCTCGAGGGCGGGGTCGGTGCCCTCGCCACGGCCTCGGGGATGGCCGCGTTCGACCTCGCGACGTTCATCCTCACGGACGTCGGGGACAACATCGTCTCCTCGTCGTCGCTGTACGGCGGCACCTACACCTACCTCACTCACACCGTCGCGAAACGCGGCGTCGAGACCACGTTCGTCGACACGCTCGACTACGAGGCCTACGCGGAGGCGATCGACGAGAACACCGCCTTCGTTCACCTCGAGACGATCGGCAACCCCGCACTCGTGACGCCGGACATCGAGCGGATTGCCGACATCGCTCACGAGCACGACGTCCCGCTGTTCGTCGACAACACCTTCGCGACGCCGTACCTGTGCCGACCGCTCGAGCACGGCGCGGACCTCGTCTGGAACTCCACGACGAAGTGGATCCACGGCGCGGGCTCGACCGTCGGCGGGATCCTCGTCGACGGCGGGTCGTTCCCGTGGCCGGAGGGCGATTACCCCGAACTCACCGAACCCAATCCGGCATATCACGGCGTCAACTTCCACGAGACCTTCGGCGAGCAGGCGTTCGCGATCGCAGCACGCACTCGTGGCCTCCGGGATCTGGGGAACCAGCAGTCGCCGTTCGACGCCTGGGTCACGCTCCAGAAACTCGAGTCCCTGCCCCTGCGGATGGAGAAACACTGCGAGAACGCGATGGCCGTCGCGGAGTACCTCGAGGACCACCCCGACGTCGCGTGGGTCAACTATCCCGGTCTCGAAAGTCACGAGACCCACGAGAACGCGAACGAGTACCTCGACGGCGGCTACGGCGGCATGATCACCTTCGGCCTCGAAGGCGGGTACGACGCGGCCGAAACCGTCTGTAACGAGGTCGATCTCGCCAGCCTGCTGGCGAACGTCGGCGACGCGAAGACGCTGATCATCCACCCCGCGAGCACGACCCACCAGCAACTCACGGAGGAGGAGAAACTGGCCAGCGGCGTCACGGACGATCTCGTGCGCCTCTCGGTCGGGATCGAGGACGTCGACGACGTGATCGCCGATCTCGATCGGGCGATCGAGCAGGCCTGA
- the cofG gene encoding 7,8-didemethyl-8-hydroxy-5-deazariboflavin synthase subunit CofG yields MLPGASEYGIDLSIDDAAVERLLDVGPADVAGPSELTFARNVFVPLTTACRYTCTYCTYFDPPGQASLLSLEEVREICRRGADAGCTEALFTFGDDPDDRYTAIHDQLAEWGHDSIHTYLREACEVALEEGLLPHANPGDQTREQMAEVADVNASMGVMLESTAAVDAHAGPRKKEPAQRLRTIRTAGELDVAFTTGILVGIGETWRDRAESLLAIAEMHDRYDHVQEVIVQPVVENERWSDGSPDLETMRRVTAMARAALPEEISVQVPPNLAPARDLIDCGVDDLGGVSPITDDHINPDYAWPALRELEEIAETAGLPLHERLPVYERFLPADLRPADFDGVPAERADDGDREWISPTIRSALVADDAAGDRYRSVL; encoded by the coding sequence ATGCTTCCCGGGGCGAGCGAGTACGGTATCGACCTGTCGATCGACGACGCGGCCGTCGAGCGGCTGCTGGACGTCGGGCCGGCCGACGTCGCCGGGCCGTCGGAGCTGACGTTCGCGCGGAACGTCTTCGTCCCCCTGACGACGGCCTGCCGCTACACCTGTACCTACTGTACGTACTTCGATCCACCGGGACAGGCCTCGTTGCTCTCGCTCGAGGAGGTCCGGGAGATCTGCCGGCGCGGGGCCGACGCGGGCTGTACGGAGGCCCTCTTTACCTTCGGCGACGATCCGGACGATCGCTACACGGCGATCCACGACCAGCTGGCGGAGTGGGGCCACGACTCGATCCACACCTACCTCCGCGAGGCCTGCGAGGTCGCTCTCGAGGAGGGGCTCCTGCCACACGCCAACCCGGGCGACCAGACTCGCGAGCAGATGGCCGAAGTCGCGGACGTCAACGCCAGCATGGGCGTCATGCTCGAGTCGACCGCCGCGGTCGACGCCCACGCCGGTCCACGAAAGAAGGAGCCGGCCCAGCGCCTGCGGACGATCCGGACCGCCGGCGAACTCGACGTCGCGTTCACCACGGGCATCCTCGTCGGCATCGGGGAGACGTGGCGCGATCGGGCCGAGAGCCTGCTTGCGATCGCCGAGATGCACGACCGGTACGATCACGTCCAGGAGGTGATCGTCCAGCCGGTGGTGGAGAACGAGCGCTGGTCCGACGGGTCGCCCGACCTCGAAACCATGCGCCGCGTGACGGCGATGGCCCGCGCCGCCTTGCCGGAGGAAATCTCCGTACAGGTTCCGCCGAACCTCGCGCCCGCCCGGGACCTGATCGACTGCGGCGTCGACGACCTCGGCGGCGTCTCGCCGATCACCGACGATCACATCAATCCCGACTACGCGTGGCCCGCCCTGCGGGAACTCGAGGAGATCGCCGAGACGGCGGGGCTTCCCCTGCACGAGCGCCTACCCGTCTACGAGCGGTTCCTGCCCGCCGACCTGCGACCGGCGGACTTCGACGGGGTGCCCGCGGAAAGGGCGGACGACGGCGACCGGGAGTGGATCTCCCCGACGATCCGATCGGCCCTCGTGGCCGACGACGCGGCCGGGGACCGTTACCGGAGCGTGCTCTAG
- the pdhA gene encoding pyruvate dehydrogenase (acetyl-transferring) E1 component subunit alpha, translated as MHRVIGETSLAASRVNTEDALACYRDMVRTRRFDERALALQRRGWMSGYPPFKGQEASQVGAAHALAADDWLVPTYRSNAMQIAHGVPMSDILLFRRGYPEYTSDHDLNVFPQAVPIATQIPHAAGLGMAANYTDSEEAICCYFGDGATSEGDFHEGLNFAGVFDAPVVFFCENNHWAISLPRERQTASATIAQKAEAYGFEGVRVDGNDPLAVREVVAEALDAARDGDPVLVESLTYRQGAHTTSDDPTRYRDDRDDLPDWRTADPLDRYESFLREEGVLDDDIVGEIEDEAERELEEAVEIAESTPMPDPEDVFDPVYDEVPPRLADQRAWLEDFTAAEDVRELEY; from the coding sequence ATGCACCGCGTCATTGGTGAGACGTCGCTTGCAGCGAGTCGAGTGAACACGGAGGACGCCCTCGCGTGTTACCGGGACATGGTGCGGACGCGTCGGTTCGACGAGCGGGCACTCGCCCTCCAGCGGCGGGGCTGGATGAGCGGCTACCCGCCGTTCAAGGGCCAGGAGGCCTCGCAGGTGGGGGCCGCCCACGCCCTCGCCGCCGACGACTGGCTCGTCCCGACGTACCGATCGAACGCGATGCAGATCGCCCACGGCGTGCCGATGAGCGACATCCTCCTCTTTCGACGGGGCTACCCCGAGTACACGTCCGACCACGACCTGAACGTGTTCCCGCAGGCGGTTCCGATCGCGACCCAGATCCCCCACGCGGCGGGACTGGGAATGGCCGCGAACTACACCGACTCCGAAGAGGCGATTTGCTGTTACTTCGGCGACGGCGCGACCTCCGAAGGGGACTTCCACGAGGGACTGAACTTCGCCGGCGTCTTCGACGCCCCGGTCGTCTTCTTCTGTGAGAACAATCACTGGGCCATCTCGCTCCCCCGCGAACGCCAGACCGCCAGCGCGACGATCGCCCAGAAGGCCGAGGCGTACGGCTTCGAGGGCGTCCGCGTCGACGGCAACGACCCGCTCGCGGTCCGCGAAGTCGTCGCAGAGGCGCTCGACGCCGCCCGCGACGGCGACCCCGTCCTCGTCGAGAGCCTGACCTACCGGCAGGGTGCCCACACGACCAGCGACGACCCCACGCGGTACCGCGACGACCGCGACGACCTGCCCGACTGGCGCACCGCCGACCCGCTCGATCGGTACGAGTCGTTCCTCCGCGAGGAGGGCGTGCTCGACGACGATATCGTCGGCGAGATCGAGGACGAGGCCGAGCGGGAACTCGAGGAGGCGGTCGAAATCGCCGAATCGACGCCCATGCCCGATCCCGAAGACGTGTTCGACCCAGTCTACGACGAGGTGCCGCCCAGACTGGCCGACCAGCGGGCGTGGCTCGAGGACTTCACGGCGGCGGAAGACGTCCGGGAACTGGAGTACTGA